The Rana temporaria chromosome 13, aRanTem1.1, whole genome shotgun sequence genome has a window encoding:
- the LOC120920135 gene encoding Fc receptor-like protein 6 — MSRSQSGLYKCTKKIQHFHSSNVIEHSDVSFISVKELFSPPEIKVTPSRVIEGDEMTCDTRLDPLRGGTELHFAFYRDGRTVREFGISNTYRVRSSQLEDSGKYTCEVRTTSDTVRKMSDGLHIQIHEIFSPPEIKVTPSRVIEGDEMTVRCDTRLDPLRGGTELHFAFYRDGRTVWEFGISNTYRVRSSQLEDSGNYTCEVRTASDTVRKMSDGIYIQIHIHDYTVQNIIRLVISGFVLSAVVCFPYFHNKW, encoded by the exons ATGTC GAGGAGTCAATCTGGACTCTACAAATGTactaaaaaaatacaacattttcatAGTTCAAATGTGATAGAACACTCAGATGTCTCCTTTATCTCTGTGAAAG AGCTCTTCTCTCCTCcagaaataaaagtgaccccGTCCAGGGTAATAGAAGGAGATGAGATGACATGTGACACCAGACTGGATCCTCTCAGAGGCGGCACAGAGCTGCACTTTGCCTTCTACAGAGATGGACGGACTGTGCGGGAATTCGGTATATCCAATACATACAGAGTGCGGTCATCTCagctggaggattctgggaaatatACCTGTGAAGTGAGGACGACGTCTGACACTGTGAGGAAGATGAGTGATGGGCTCCATATCCAGATACATG AGATCTTCTCTCCTCCGGAAATAAAAGTGACCCCATCCAGGGTAATAGAAGGAGATGAGATGACGGTGAGATGTGACACCAGACTGGATCCTCTCAGAGGCGGCACAGAGCTGCACTTTGCCTTCTACAGAGATGGACGGACTGTCTGGGAATTCGGTATATCCAATACATACAGAGTGCGGTCATCTCagctggaggattctgggaattataCCTGTGAAGTGAGGACGGCGTCTGACACTGTGAGGAAGATGAGTGATGGGATCTATATCCAGATACACATACATG ATTACACGGTGCAGAATATAATACGACTGGTGATCTCTGGATTTGTATTATCTGCTGTTGTATGTTTCCCCTACTTCCACAACAAGtggtaa
- the LOC120920876 gene encoding low affinity immunoglobulin gamma Fc region receptor IV-like has product MSVFLAIVFLSLNVANSGGAIKPVVTFTPNWGNILFYDSVTLICDVPSTEEPRTYRWYKDKRPIPEEQQSLCIKYSREKDSGDYQCQTIGGDISDPVFLNVTRSE; this is encoded by the exons ATGTCTGTCTTCCTCGCCATCGTGTTCCTGT ctttgaaCGTGGCAAACTCTG GAGGGGCCATCAAACCTGTGGTGACCTTCACACCCAACTGGGGGAATATATTATTCTATGACAGTGTGACTCTAATATGTGATGTGCCGTCTACTGAGGAGCCCCGGACCTATCGCTGGTACAAAGATAAGAGACCAATACCAGAAGAGCAACAGAGTCTTTGTATAAAATATTCAAGAGAGAAGGACAGTGGAGATTACCAGTGTCAGACCATCGGTGGTGATATCAGTGATCCCGTCTTCCTAAATGTTACGAGAAGTGAGTGA
- the LOC120920877 gene encoding LOW QUALITY PROTEIN: ubiquitin-like protein FUBI (The sequence of the model RefSeq protein was modified relative to this genomic sequence to represent the inferred CDS: deleted 1 base in 1 codon; substituted 1 base at 1 genomic stop codon), which translates to MPIFVRAQNLHTLEVSGLETVYHTGVKHKVSSLEGIACEDQVILLAGAPLPDEDTLGQSGACDLSTLDVAARLLGGNVHGSLACAGKVRGQSCLAXVAKQEKKKKKTGRAKRRIQYNRRFVIVVPTFGKKKGPNANS; encoded by the exons ATGCCGATTTTTGTAAGAGCTCAAAATCTACACACCCTTGAGGTGTCTGGGCTAGAGACTGTCTaccacacaggtgtcaaacacaag GTCTCCTCTCTAGAGGGAATTGCCTGCGAAGACCAAGTTATTCTTCTTGCTGGTGCCCCCTTGCCTGATGAAGACACCCTTGGCCAGAGTGGAGCATGTGATCTGAGCACTTTGGATGTTGCTGCTCGTCTGTTGGGAGGTAACGTCCATGGTTCTCTAGCTTGTGCCGGAAAAGTACGAGGCCAA AGTTGCTTGGCCTAAGTGGCCAagcaagagaagaagaaaaagaagactgGCCGGGCAAAGAGGCGCATTCAATACAACAGGCGCTTTGTTATTGTTGTGCCCACTTTTGGCAAAAAGAAGGGACCCAATGCTAACTCTTAA